The Elgaria multicarinata webbii isolate HBS135686 ecotype San Diego chromosome 4, rElgMul1.1.pri, whole genome shotgun sequence genome contains a region encoding:
- the RIMS1 gene encoding regulating synaptic membrane exocytosis protein 1 isoform X30, with amino-acid sequence MQGRRMGTSGRTITKSTSVSGEVYKLEHNDGSQSDTAVGTVGTGGKKRRSSLSAKVVAMVSRRSRSTSQLSQTETGNKKLKSTIQRSTETGMAAEMRSRMVRQPSRESTDGSINSYSSEGNLIFPGVRLGADSQFSDFLDGLGPAQLVGRQTLATPAMGDIQIGMVDKKGQLEVEVIRARGLIQKPGSKSTPAPYVKVYLLENGACIAKKKTRIARKTLDPLYQQTLVFDESPHGKVLQVIVWGDYGRMDHKCFMGVAQILLEELDLSSVVIGWYKLFPPSSLVDPTLTPLTRRASQSSLESSTGPPCIRS; translated from the exons ATGCAAGGCAGACGGATGGGGACTTCAGGGAGAACCATCACAAAGAGCACAAGTGTGAGTGGAGAAGTGTATAAACTGGAACATAATGATGGGAGTCAATCAGACACTGCAGTTGGTACGGTTGGAACAGGTGGGAAGAAAAGACGGTCAAGCCTTAGTGCCAAAGTGGTTGCCATGGTATCTCGAAGAAGCAGAAGCACATCCCAGCTTAGTCAAACAG aGACGGGCAACAAGAAATTAAAAAGCACGATACAGAGAAGCACAGAAACGGGTATGGCAGCAGAAATGAGAAGTCGTATGGTCCGGCAACCGAGTCGAGAATCGACTGATGGCAGTATCAACAGTTACAGCTCAGAGGGAAA CCTAATATTTCCTGGAGTTCGGCTGGGTGCTGACAGTCAGTTTAGTGATTTCCTTGATGGGCTCGGACCTGCCCAGCTAGTAGGACGACAGACTTTAGCAACACCTGCCATGG GAGATATTCAGATTGGAATGGTGGATAAGAAAGGCCAATTAGAAGTAGAAGTCATTAGAGCCCGAGGCCTAATACAAAAGCCTGGTTCTAAATCTACCCCAG CTCCATATGTCAAAGTGTACCTGTTGGAAAATGGGGCTTGTATAGCCAAGAAGAAGACAAGGATTGCTAGGAAAACCCTTGACCCTTTATACCAACAGACACTGGTTTTTGATGAAAGTCCACATGGTAAAGTCCTTCAG GTGATAGTCTGGGGAGACTATGGCCGGATGGATCACAAATGTTTCATGGGAGTTGCACAGATCTTGCTGGAAGAACTTGATTTGTCCAGTGTGGTAATAGGCTGGTATAAATTATTTCCACCCTCCTCCCTGGTGGATCCAACCTTGACTCCTCTGACTCGCCGGGCTTCTCAGTCATCTCTGGAAAGTTCAACTGGGCCTCCATGCATTCGATCTTAG